One genomic region from Anabaena sp. PCC 7108 encodes:
- a CDS encoding PspA/IM30 family protein, with protein MEVMKRILRVIRANFNSLVSGAEDPEKILEQTFLKMQENLVQLRQGVAGAIATQKRTERQATSAQSQAEEWYRRAQLALQQGSEHLAREALTKRQIYQETATALFNQIDQQKDVVTQLKQQMRSLELKIAEIKTKKDMYIARARSAEASYKLQEMLQGVSATTSLNAWERMEEKVLQMEAQSQAISQLSSDDLETRFTKLKSMNNIETELAAMKTQILGEVNNTEAETSQLLKHQQELPKSSEL; from the coding sequence ATGGAAGTGATGAAGCGTATCCTGCGGGTGATTCGTGCTAATTTCAATAGTCTGGTCAGCGGTGCAGAAGATCCAGAAAAAATTCTGGAGCAAACCTTTCTAAAGATGCAGGAAAATTTAGTGCAGTTAAGGCAAGGTGTAGCTGGTGCGATCGCTACCCAAAAACGCACTGAACGCCAAGCAACATCAGCCCAATCCCAAGCCGAAGAATGGTATCGTCGCGCTCAACTAGCACTGCAACAAGGTAGTGAACATCTAGCACGGGAAGCTCTCACCAAACGCCAAATTTACCAAGAAACGGCTACAGCCCTTTTTAATCAAATAGATCAGCAAAAAGATGTGGTGACGCAGCTAAAACAGCAAATGCGATCGCTCGAATTGAAAATTGCTGAGATCAAAACCAAAAAAGATATGTACATTGCTCGCGCTCGTTCTGCCGAAGCATCGTATAAACTACAGGAAATGCTTCAGGGAGTTTCTGCTACAACAAGTTTGAATGCATGGGAACGAATGGAAGAAAAAGTTTTACAGATGGAAGCGCAATCTCAAGCAATTTCTCAACTTAGTAGTGACGATCTGGAAACAAGATTTACTAAGTTGAAATCTATGAATAACATTGAGACTGAACTGGCAGCCATGAAAACTCAGATTTTAGGTGAGGTCAACAATACGGAAGCAGAAACCAGTCAGCTGTTGAAGCACCAGCAGGAGTTACCCAAAAGTTCAGAGTTGTAA
- a CDS encoding DUF721 domain-containing protein has protein sequence MSLKSVNSILGILEQEAKWQQQPLQILLKCWGEVVGTVVAAQTRPLSIQRDVLWVATSSAAWAQNLTFGRRNILLKLNQKLPTPLIDIRLSTAEWKRSPITPKPQTVTPQEHPSYLGGRIDNFGVKSSVNNASAAFEDWARIRQERSQGLPFCPHCQCPTPPGELQRWGVCSLCAAKLSSDK, from the coding sequence ATGTCGTTGAAATCAGTTAATAGTATTTTAGGCATTCTGGAACAAGAAGCCAAATGGCAACAGCAACCGTTGCAAATTTTGCTCAAGTGTTGGGGGGAAGTTGTGGGTACTGTGGTTGCTGCCCAAACTCGTCCCTTATCAATCCAACGTGATGTCTTGTGGGTAGCAACTTCTAGCGCTGCTTGGGCGCAGAATTTGACTTTTGGACGCAGAAACATACTTTTGAAATTAAATCAAAAGCTACCTACGCCTTTGATAGATATACGGTTATCCACGGCTGAGTGGAAGCGATCGCCCATAACGCCAAAACCACAGACTGTTACACCACAAGAACATCCCAGTTATTTGGGTGGAAGAATTGATAATTTTGGGGTTAAATCCTCGGTTAACAATGCTAGTGCTGCTTTTGAGGATTGGGCTAGGATTAGGCAAGAGCGATCGCAAGGTTTACCCTTTTGTCCTCATTGTCAATGTCCTACCCCACCAGGTGAACTTCAACGCTGGGGTGTTTGTTCTCTTTGTGCTGCCAAGCTGTCTTCCGATAAGTAG
- the menB gene encoding 1,4-dihydroxy-2-naphthoyl-CoA synthase: MQIDWKTVKIYEDIIYQKSDGIAKITINRPHKRNAFRPKTVFELYEAFWDAREDTSIGVVLFTGAGPHTDGKYAFCSGGDQSVRGQAGYVDDAGIPRLNVLDLQRLIRSMPKVVIALVAGYAIGGGHVLHLICDLTIAADNAIFGQTGPKVGSFDGGFGASYLARIVGQKKAREIWFLCRQYNAEQALEMGLVNTVVPVEQLETEGIQWAQEILEKSPIAIRCLKSAFNADCDGQAGLQELAGNATLLYYMTEEGAEGKQAFLEKRPPNFRDFPWLP, encoded by the coding sequence ATGCAAATCGACTGGAAAACCGTCAAAATCTACGAAGACATCATTTATCAAAAAAGCGACGGTATCGCTAAAATCACCATCAACCGTCCTCATAAACGTAATGCTTTCCGTCCTAAAACTGTATTTGAACTATACGAAGCCTTTTGGGATGCCCGTGAAGATACAAGTATTGGTGTAGTCCTATTTACGGGTGCTGGACCCCACACAGACGGTAAATACGCTTTCTGTTCAGGTGGTGATCAAAGTGTACGCGGACAAGCAGGTTATGTAGATGACGCAGGAATTCCCCGCTTAAACGTTTTGGATTTACAACGTCTGATTCGTTCTATGCCTAAAGTAGTTATTGCCTTAGTTGCTGGCTATGCTATTGGTGGCGGTCATGTTTTACATTTAATCTGTGACTTAACTATTGCTGCTGATAACGCCATTTTTGGACAAACAGGCCCCAAAGTTGGCAGTTTTGATGGTGGTTTTGGTGCAAGTTATTTAGCCCGAATCGTCGGACAAAAAAAAGCACGAGAAATATGGTTTTTGTGCCGTCAATATAATGCTGAACAAGCTTTAGAAATGGGTTTAGTTAATACCGTCGTTCCTGTAGAACAACTAGAAACCGAAGGTATACAATGGGCGCAAGAAATTTTAGAAAAAAGCCCCATTGCTATTCGTTGTCTCAAATCAGCATTTAACGCCGACTGTGACGGACAAGCTGGTTTACAAGAACTTGCCGGTAACGCTACCCTCCTCTATTACATGACAGAAGAAGGCGCAGAAGGAAAACAAGCATTTTTAGAAAAACGTCCGCCGAATTTTCGGGACTTTCCTTGGCTACCTTAG
- a CDS encoding Rpn family recombination-promoting nuclease/putative transposase — MRRDTIFYKLFKQFPGLLFELIDEPPPEAKDYQFESVEVKETAFRIDGVFLPPDNAVSKIVFFAEVQFQKDEDLYHRFFSELFLFLYRHSIRYEDWFGVVIFGSRSMEPSNSMIHRGLLENGQVRRVYLDELGDLRQQPLGLGLMLLTTIPEEEAVESARFLLELAQQQSEQAIIDLVTTIIVYKFSNLSREEIAAMLGLNLEEPRAIRDAKEEGIVKGERSLVLRQLNRRLGTIPDALLSQIQTLSVEQVEALGEALLDFSTLADLEGWLQG, encoded by the coding sequence ATGCGACGTGACACTATATTTTATAAGCTATTCAAGCAATTTCCGGGTTTATTGTTTGAATTGATAGACGAACCACCACCAGAAGCAAAGGACTACCAATTTGAATCCGTGGAGGTGAAAGAAACAGCTTTTCGGATTGATGGTGTGTTTCTACCACCTGATAATGCAGTTTCTAAAATAGTATTTTTTGCTGAGGTGCAGTTTCAGAAGGATGAAGACTTATATCACCGCTTTTTTTCTGAGTTGTTTTTGTTTCTCTATCGTCACTCTATTCGTTATGAAGACTGGTTTGGAGTGGTAATTTTTGGTTCTCGCAGTATGGAACCCTCCAACTCAATGATTCACAGGGGTTTGTTAGAAAATGGTCAAGTCCGACGGGTATATCTGGATGAGTTGGGAGATTTGCGACAACAACCTTTGGGTTTAGGTTTGATGTTGCTGACTACGATTCCTGAAGAAGAAGCTGTGGAATCAGCGCGGTTTTTGCTTGAACTTGCACAGCAACAATCGGAACAAGCGATAATAGATTTAGTAACGACGATTATCGTCTACAAGTTTTCTAACCTGAGTCGAGAGGAGATTGCAGCAATGTTAGGACTGAATCTGGAAGAACCACGGGCTATTCGGGACGCGAAGGAAGAAGGAATAGTAAAAGGAGAGCGATCTCTTGTCCTGCGGCAATTAAACCGACGATTAGGTACTATTCCTGATGCGCTTCTGTCTCAGATTCAGACTTTGTCGGTGGAACAGGTGGAAGCATTAGGTGAGGCTTTGCTAGATTTTTCTACTCTTGCAGATTTGGAAGGGTGGTTACAAGGTTAA
- the menD gene encoding 2-succinyl-5-enolpyruvyl-6-hydroxy-3-cyclohexene-1-carboxylic-acid synthase: MQLSFYNLNQLWSYVLTETLKRLGLNCAVICPGSRSTPLTLAFVQQTPEIEAIPILDERSAAFFALGQAKATGKPVVLVCTSGTAGANFYPAVIEARESRVPLLILTTDRPAELRDCHSGQTIDQVKLYGNYPNWQTELATPVADMEMLSYLRQTVIYAWERCQFPDGGAVHLNIPFRDPLAPLPDGINFTLDVEDFFSGIVSTPLPITHYQLPITHDQKGIIIAGVAQPKAPEEYCRAIAQLSQSLQWPVLAEGLSPVRNYADLNPYLISTYDIILRNPQLAQELTPEMVIQIGEMPTSKELRNWLIATKPQRWIIDSCDQNLDPLHGKTTHLRTSIEYLKTENWKLGNKNLEYLQKWCDVEAKVRKNIDDNLENMEELIESKAAWLISQFLPPETPLFIANSMPVRDVEFFWKPNNLRIKPYFNRGANGIDGTLSTALGIAHHQKSSVMLTGDLALLHDTNGFLIRNKFIGNLIIILINNNGGGIFEMLPVAKFDPPFEEFFATPQNIDFAQLCATYNVQHELINSWEDLQERLKVLPKTGIRVLEIKTNRKRDAMWRKENLGKFSFDTGI, from the coding sequence ATGCAACTTAGTTTTTATAATCTTAATCAACTTTGGTCTTATGTGTTAACGGAAACCCTCAAACGCTTGGGTTTAAATTGTGCTGTTATTTGTCCTGGTTCTCGTTCTACACCCTTAACTTTAGCATTTGTCCAGCAAACGCCGGAAATTGAAGCTATTCCGATTTTAGATGAACGTTCTGCGGCTTTTTTTGCATTAGGACAAGCCAAAGCAACGGGAAAACCTGTAGTATTAGTTTGTACTTCGGGAACAGCAGGAGCAAATTTTTACCCTGCGGTAATTGAAGCTAGAGAAAGTCGTGTACCTTTATTAATTTTAACCACCGATAGACCAGCAGAATTACGAGATTGTCATTCTGGACAAACTATCGACCAAGTAAAATTATACGGTAATTATCCCAATTGGCAAACCGAGTTAGCGACACCTGTTGCTGACATGGAAATGTTAAGTTATCTCAGACAAACGGTAATTTATGCTTGGGAACGTTGTCAATTTCCCGACGGGGGAGCAGTGCATTTAAATATACCATTTCGTGATCCGCTTGCACCACTTCCAGATGGTATAAATTTTACCTTAGATGTTGAAGATTTCTTTTCAGGAATAGTCTCGACTCCATTACCAATTACCCATTACCAATTACCGATTACCCATGACCAAAAAGGTATTATTATTGCTGGTGTAGCTCAACCAAAAGCACCTGAAGAATATTGTAGAGCGATCGCACAACTTTCTCAATCTCTCCAATGGCCAGTTTTAGCTGAAGGACTTTCCCCAGTTAGAAATTACGCAGATTTAAATCCCTATTTAATTTCTACCTACGATATCATTTTACGTAATCCGCAACTTGCTCAAGAATTAACACCAGAAATGGTAATTCAAATTGGAGAAATGCCGACAAGTAAAGAATTGCGTAATTGGTTAATTGCGACTAAACCTCAACGGTGGATAATTGATAGTTGCGATCAAAATTTAGATCCTTTGCATGGAAAAACCACACATTTAAGGACATCTATAGAGTATTTAAAGACGGAAAATTGGAAACTAGGAAATAAGAACTTAGAATATTTGCAAAAATGGTGTGATGTAGAAGCAAAAGTTAGAAAAAATATTGATGATAATTTGGAAAATATGGAGGAATTAATTGAAAGTAAAGCGGCTTGGTTAATTTCCCAATTTCTCCCACCCGAAACACCATTATTTATTGCTAATAGTATGCCAGTGCGGGATGTAGAATTTTTCTGGAAACCAAATAATTTAAGAATTAAACCTTATTTTAATCGAGGTGCAAATGGAATTGATGGCACACTTTCCACCGCTTTAGGAATAGCACATCATCAAAAAAGTAGTGTCATGTTAACAGGAGATTTAGCTTTGTTACATGATACAAATGGTTTTTTAATTAGAAATAAATTTATTGGGAATCTGATAATTATCTTAATTAATAACAATGGTGGCGGGATATTTGAGATGTTACCAGTTGCCAAATTTGATCCACCTTTTGAAGAATTTTTTGCCACTCCCCAAAATATTGATTTTGCTCAGTTATGCGCTACTTATAATGTGCAGCATGAGTTAATTAATTCTTGGGAAGATTTGCAGGAAAGGTTGAAGGTTTTACCAAAGACAGGAATTAGGGTTTTAGAAATTAAGACAAATCGGAAAAGGGATGCTATGTGGAGGAAGGAGAATTTAGGGAAGTTTAGTTTTGATACTGGGATTTAA
- the folB gene encoding dihydroneopterin aldolase: MDSIHLTGIRCYGYTGFLPEEQVLGQWFEVDVKLWLDLSRPAKTDNIEDTIDYRRTISLIQNLVKTSKFALVERLAGAIADGILEDSGGINQVQVILSKPAAPIPDFSGKISIELTRSKSN, encoded by the coding sequence ATGGACTCTATTCATTTAACAGGAATTCGCTGCTACGGCTATACTGGGTTTTTACCAGAAGAACAGGTATTAGGACAATGGTTTGAGGTAGATGTCAAATTATGGTTGGATCTTTCTCGACCCGCTAAAACAGATAATATTGAAGATACAATAGATTATCGTCGCACAATTAGTTTAATTCAAAATTTAGTCAAAACCTCAAAATTTGCATTGGTAGAGAGATTAGCAGGTGCGATCGCAGATGGTATTTTAGAAGATAGCGGTGGTATTAATCAAGTACAAGTTATTCTCAGTAAACCTGCTGCACCCATACCTGACTTTAGTGGCAAAATTAGCATTGAGTTAACACGAAGCAAGTCTAATTAA
- a CDS encoding sugar O-acetyltransferase — protein sequence MEKTEKQKMLAGELYLSEDAELIAESQRASRLLQIYNSTIAEQRQQRQQILQQLFGEIGEKIHIIPPFHCDYGGNIYAGNNLFINYGCVILDCNTVHIGENVLMAPYVQIYTAYHPTDPETRLTGRELAAPIKIGNNVWIGGGVIICPGVTIGDNTTIGAGSVVIKDIPANVVAAGNPCRIIRHL from the coding sequence ATGGAAAAAACAGAAAAACAAAAAATGCTGGCAGGGGAGTTATATTTATCAGAAGACGCGGAATTAATTGCTGAAAGTCAGCGTGCTAGTCGTCTACTGCAAATCTACAACTCAACAATCGCAGAACAGCGACAGCAGCGACAGCAAATTTTACAACAATTGTTTGGGGAAATAGGAGAAAAAATCCACATTATTCCACCTTTCCACTGCGACTATGGTGGTAATATTTACGCTGGTAATAACTTATTTATAAATTATGGTTGTGTAATTTTAGATTGCAATACCGTTCATATTGGCGAAAATGTGTTAATGGCTCCTTACGTGCAGATTTACACAGCTTATCATCCCACAGACCCAGAAACTCGGCTAACAGGTAGAGAACTAGCCGCACCAATTAAAATTGGTAATAATGTCTGGATAGGTGGTGGTGTAATTATTTGTCCAGGTGTCACCATTGGTGATAATACTACCATTGGGGCAGGTAGTGTAGTCATTAAAGATATACCTGCAAATGTCGTCGCTGCGGGTAATCCTTGCCGCATTATTCGCCATTTATAG
- the rbsK gene encoding ribokinase: MTIIVFGSINIDLVVTTPRLPVPGETLTGRDFLTTPGGKGANQAVALAKLGIPTHIVGRVGGDTFGVELIENLQSSGVKTANIFIDNNINSGVAIITVEDSGENQIIIIPGANGRVNDEDVNRLSHLLPEATAILLQLEIPINTVVAAAKAARNANISVILDPAPAQTHFPDELYPLIDIITPNELEAERLVGFPVNGEETAAKAAGILLQRGVKCAVIKLGAKGVYCANAEEAFFTPAFPVHAVDTVAAGDAFNGGLAAALFQKLPLRTAVVWGAAAGALATTNRGAQASLPDRKTFDAFLQDKGIL; the protein is encoded by the coding sequence ATGACCATTATCGTATTCGGCAGTATCAATATAGACTTAGTAGTCACAACACCGCGCTTACCAGTTCCCGGAGAAACACTAACGGGGAGAGATTTTTTGACAACACCGGGAGGTAAAGGTGCAAATCAAGCCGTAGCACTGGCAAAATTGGGAATTCCTACCCATATAGTAGGGCGTGTAGGTGGGGATACTTTCGGTGTAGAATTAATTGAAAATTTGCAATCATCAGGCGTAAAAACTGCAAATATCTTCATAGATAATAACATTAATTCGGGAGTTGCTATCATCACAGTTGAGGATAGTGGAGAAAATCAAATTATTATTATTCCCGGTGCAAATGGGCGTGTAAATGATGAAGATGTAAACAGATTATCCCATTTATTACCAGAAGCTACCGCAATACTTTTACAATTAGAAATTCCCATTAATACAGTAGTTGCTGCTGCCAAAGCGGCGAGAAATGCTAATATTAGCGTCATTCTCGATCCCGCACCGGCACAAACTCATTTTCCAGATGAACTTTACCCCTTAATTGATATTATCACACCCAATGAACTAGAAGCAGAAAGGTTGGTGGGTTTTCCTGTAAATGGAGAAGAAACAGCCGCAAAAGCCGCAGGTATTTTATTGCAACGAGGAGTAAAATGTGCAGTGATAAAATTGGGTGCAAAAGGCGTTTATTGTGCCAATGCTGAAGAAGCTTTCTTTACACCTGCTTTCCCAGTTCATGCAGTTGATACCGTTGCCGCAGGTGACGCTTTTAATGGTGGTTTAGCAGCAGCACTTTTTCAAAAATTGCCTTTACGAACAGCAGTAGTTTGGGGTGCAGCAGCAGGTGCTTTAGCAACAACAAACAGAGGCGCACAAGCATCACTTCCTGATAGGAAAACTTTTGACGCTTTTTTGCAAGACAAAGGCATTTTATGA
- a CDS encoding nucleoside deaminase produces MDEFMQAAITEAKQGRQEGGIPIGSILVKDGKILGRGHNKRVQDGDPVTHAEIDCLRNAGRIGSYRGTTLYSTLMPCYLCAGAVVQFGIKKVIAGESTTFPGAKEFMVSHGVEVIDLNLHECEQMMSEFIQEKPELWNEDIGK; encoded by the coding sequence ATGGACGAATTTATGCAAGCTGCTATTACAGAAGCAAAACAAGGTAGACAAGAAGGAGGAATTCCCATTGGTTCTATTCTAGTCAAAGATGGTAAAATTCTCGGCAGAGGACACAACAAACGTGTGCAAGATGGTGATCCTGTCACCCATGCCGAAATTGATTGTCTTCGCAATGCTGGCAGAATTGGCAGCTACAGAGGGACAACATTATATTCAACATTAATGCCATGCTATTTGTGTGCTGGTGCTGTAGTACAGTTTGGCATTAAAAAAGTAATTGCTGGCGAATCAACAACTTTTCCAGGTGCAAAAGAATTTATGGTTTCTCATGGTGTGGAAGTAATAGATTTGAATTTGCATGAATGCGAACAAATGATGAGTGAATTTATTCAAGAAAAACCAGAATTATGGAATGAGGATATTGGTAAATAA
- a CDS encoding nucleoside hydrolase, giving the protein MKKQLVLMDHDGGVDDYLATMLLLTMEDIELLGIVVTPADCYIQSAVSATRKIIDLMKFSHISVAESTVRGINPFPRLYRRDSMIVDHLPILNQQENIITTLVAETGQDFMVRVLQEAPEPVTLMITGPLTTIATALDQAPEIETKIEKIIWMGGALNVPGNVEKSIELGQDGSAEWNVYWDAISAARVWKTQIEIIMCPLDLTNNVPVTSELVQKMGKQRHYPISDLAGQCYALVIPQDYYFWDVLATAYLGHPEFYQLQEWETEIVTSGVSQGRTKVVSGGRKIYAMDQVDKKAFYDYILQQWAR; this is encoded by the coding sequence ATGAAAAAACAACTTGTGTTAATGGATCATGATGGCGGTGTAGATGATTATTTAGCAACTATGCTGTTATTGACAATGGAAGATATCGAACTTCTTGGTATTGTCGTTACTCCAGCAGATTGCTATATTCAATCGGCTGTTAGTGCAACTCGCAAAATTATAGATTTAATGAAATTCTCTCACATTTCGGTTGCAGAAAGTACAGTGCGCGGAATTAATCCTTTCCCTCGTCTTTATCGTCGTGATTCTATGATTGTTGATCATTTACCAATTCTCAATCAACAGGAAAATATCATCACGACTTTGGTTGCAGAAACAGGACAAGATTTTATGGTGCGGGTATTGCAAGAAGCGCCGGAACCTGTAACATTGATGATAACAGGACCTTTAACGACAATAGCAACTGCATTAGATCAAGCACCGGAAATTGAAACCAAAATTGAAAAGATTATTTGGATGGGTGGTGCATTAAATGTTCCTGGTAATGTAGAAAAAAGTATCGAATTAGGACAAGATGGTTCTGCGGAATGGAACGTTTATTGGGATGCAATTTCAGCCGCGCGGGTATGGAAAACCCAAATTGAAATTATTATGTGTCCTTTGGATTTAACTAACAATGTACCTGTCACATCAGAGTTAGTGCAGAAAATGGGGAAACAACGACATTATCCTATTTCTGATTTAGCTGGACAATGTTATGCTTTAGTTATTCCCCAAGATTATTACTTTTGGGATGTTCTAGCAACTGCTTATCTCGGACATCCAGAATTTTATCAATTGCAAGAATGGGAAACAGAAATTGTCACTAGTGGTGTGAGTCAAGGACGAACAAAAGTAGTCTCAGGTGGCAGAAAAATTTATGCTATGGATCAAGTAGATAAAAAAGCTTTTTACGATTATATTTTACAGCAGTGGGCGAGGTGA